From a region of the Tiliqua scincoides isolate rTilSci1 chromosome 4, rTilSci1.hap2, whole genome shotgun sequence genome:
- the SPATA46 gene encoding spermatogenesis-associated protein 46, with product MEVAPPNRHQSHSRQQLQCTDCPLTELQSNEPLKQNCTIYRPWYSPYSYFICVDKDSQADSGSFPDMPRGNGMEIPVDSHQADETLDTASSSSDSLEHTYPQDNSSKKARSVAEAKDSITSQDILFVSKWQPPQQNGYKCMACCRMFPTLHSLKTHIKCGSKEGFSCKVYYHKLKALLEKEHKCRPSTRPEDSDHSSSKMLK from the exons atggaagtggcccctcccaatcgccatcagagccattccagacagcaaCTGCAGTGCACAG ACTGTCCCCTTACAGAATTACAGAGCAATGAGCCTTTAAAGCAGAACTGCACCATCTATCGGCCCTGGTACTCCCCCTACAGCTACTTCATATGTGTGGACAAAGACAGTCAGGCAGACTCTGGCAGTTTTCCAGACATGCCAAGAGGCAATGGCATGGAAATCCCAGTAGACTCTCACCAAGCTGATGAAACTCTTGACactgcctcttcttcctctgaCTCCCTGGAGCACACTTATCCCCAGGACAACAGTAGCAAGAAAGCCAGAAGTGtggcagaggccaaggacagCATTACTTCCCAAGACATCCTCTTCGTTTCCAAGTGGCAACCCCCGCAGCAGAACGGCTACAAATGCATGGCCTGCTGCCGCATGTTCCCTACACTTCACTCACTCAAGACCCACATCAAATGTGGGTCCAAGGAGGGCTTCAGCTGCAAGGTCTATTACCACAAGCTTAAAGccctgctggagaaggaacaCAAGTGCAGGCCCAGCACTCGCCCAGAAGATAGtgaccacagcagcagcaaaatgctcAAGTAG